The DNA window ACGGCGACACCACCGGCCGGCTCTGGGCGTACCTGGCCGCGGCGCTGCGCACCGCCGTCGCCGGGGACCCGGACGAGGGGCCGCCACCGCCGATGCCGGACGGCCCGCCCCGGCCGGAGCAGCTCGAGGCGCTCGCCGCCGCGCTCGGCGCCCGGGAGCGCCCGGTGCTGCTGGTCCTGGACGACCTGCACCGGGTGACCGACCCGGCGGCGCTGGCCGGGCTGGAGTTCCTGCTCCGCCACGGCGACGGACGGTTGCGGCTGGTCGCGGGCGCGCGGCGGGAACCGCCGCTGGCCCTGCACCGGTGGCGGTTGGCCGGCGAGCTGACCGTGCTCGGCCCGGACGAGCTGGCGTTCACCGCCGACGAGGTGGCCGATCTGCTTGTCGCGCACGGCGTGCCGGTGCCGGCCGAGGCGGTGCCCCGGCTCGTCGAGCGGACCGGGGGCTGGCCCGCCGGGCTGCGGTTCGCCGCGCTGACGCTGGCCGCCGGCACCGACCCGGCGCGCGCCGTGCACCAGATCAGCGGCGACCAGCCGGACGTCGCCGCCTACCTGCGGGACGAGGTGCTCGCGCCGCTGGACCCGGCGGCCCGCGACGTGCTGAGCCGCAGCGCGGTGGCGGTCGCGGTCGGCGCCGACCTGGCCGCCGCGCTGACCGGCCGGGCCGACGCCGGGCACCTGCTGGCCGAGGCGGCCCGGGAGGGCGGCTTCGTCCAGCAGGACGGGGGCAGCCCGCCCTGGTACCGGCCGCATCCGCTGCTGGCCGACCTGCTCCGCGCCGAGCTGGGCCGGCTGCCCGCCGAGGAGCTGCGCGAGTTGCACCGACGGGCGGCCGCCTGGTTCGCCGGGCACGACCGGCCGGCCGAGGCGCTGCGGCACGCGCTGACCGCCGGCGAGTGGGCCGACGCCGCCGAGCTGCTGGTCACCCGCTGGCCGGAGCTGGCGCCGGACGAGCCGGCCCCGGCCGCCGCGCCCGCCCCGCCCGAGCCGCCGGCCGAGGAGGTGCTCCGGCACCCGGAGCTGGCGCTGGCCGCGGCGGCCGAGCGGGCGTACGCCGGGGACCCGGCGGCCGCGGACGGGCAGCTCCGACGGGCGTCCGCGGCGGACCTGCCGGCGCCGCGTCGCGCGCGGTTCCGCCGGTTGGCCACCGCGGTCGAGCTGAGCCTGGCCCGGCTCACCGGGAACCACGAGGAGGTACGCCGGGCCGCCGACCGCCTGCTCGCGGAGGTGACGGGCGGCGACTCCGACGACGTGCGGGCGGTGGCCGGTGCCGCGCACGGGCTCGTCGCGCTCGCCGAGGGGGAGCTGACGGTGGCCGGCGGGCGGTTCGCCACGGCGCTGGGCGCGGCGCGTCGGGCCGGCCGGGCGCGTACCGAACTGCTCTGTGCCAGTCGTTCGGCCGTGCTGGAGGCGGCCCGGGGCGCGCTGACCGCCGCCGAGGAGCACGCCCGGGAGGCGCTGGCCATGCCGCCCTGCCGGGGCTGGTCCTCCCGGCTGGACTGCGGCTACGCGTACCTCGCCCTGGCGCTGGCGCACTGGCAGCGGGACCGGCCGGCGGAGGCCGCCGCCCATCTGGCGCTGGCCGGGCCGGCCGGCGCGGAGCCGGGCGGCGCGGCGCTCGTCGCGCTCTGCCGGGCGGGGCTGCTCGCCGACGGCGGCGACCCGGCCGCGGCGCTGCGCACGCTCGCCGCGGCCCGGGCGGCGGCGCCCGGTCCGGAGCTGGGCGCGTGGCTCACCGCCGCCGAGGCGCAGTTGCGTGCCGACGTCGGCGACCCGGCCGGTGGTCGCGCGCTGCTGGACGCGGCGGGCGGCGCGGCACCCGACCCGGCGCTGGCGGTGGCCTCGGCCCGGCTGTGGCTGGCCACCGGTGACGCCGGCGCGGCGGAGCGGGCGCTGCCCGACTGGCCCGGGCCCGACGCGACGCGCTGGCCGCTGCCGGTACGCTTGGGCGCCGGGTTGCTGGACGCGGCGTTGGCCGGCGCGGCCGGGGACGGCCGGCGGGCCGGGCGGCTGCTGGAGGAGGTGCTGGCGCTGGCCGAGCCGGAGGGCTGCCGGCGGGTCTTCACCCGGGCCGAGCCGGGGCTGCGCGACCTGCTCGCCACCCACCTGGACTCCGGCACCGCCTACTGGGCCACCGTCGACGGCCTGCTCCGCGCCGTCGACGCCTCCCGGGCCGGCGGCGCCCCGGACGCGCCGGCGCGGGTGCTGGCCGAGCCGCTCACCGAGCGGGAGCTGACCATCCTGCGCTACCTCCAGAGCATCCTGTCCAACGTGGAGATCGCCGCGGAGCTGTCGCTGTCGGTCAACACGGTCAA is part of the Micromonospora sp. WMMD980 genome and encodes:
- a CDS encoding LuxR C-terminal-related transcriptional regulator: MPQEADPVRLDTAPAEPAVRGDAVASPDVAVRADGVASPDARAGSPSGRGVPAAGPPLLGSRLAPPPPPGPTVLRPRLLDRLERGTAGPVTLLLAPAGWGKTTLLSGWARSERTGPTPVWVTVADGDTTGRLWAYLAAALRTAVAGDPDEGPPPPMPDGPPRPEQLEALAAALGARERPVLLVLDDLHRVTDPAALAGLEFLLRHGDGRLRLVAGARREPPLALHRWRLAGELTVLGPDELAFTADEVADLLVAHGVPVPAEAVPRLVERTGGWPAGLRFAALTLAAGTDPARAVHQISGDQPDVAAYLRDEVLAPLDPAARDVLSRSAVAVAVGADLAAALTGRADAGHLLAEAAREGGFVQQDGGSPPWYRPHPLLADLLRAELGRLPAEELRELHRRAAAWFAGHDRPAEALRHALTAGEWADAAELLVTRWPELAPDEPAPAAAPAPPEPPAEEVLRHPELALAAAAERAYAGDPAAADGQLRRASAADLPAPRRARFRRLATAVELSLARLTGNHEEVRRAADRLLAEVTGGDSDDVRAVAGAAHGLVALAEGELTVAGGRFATALGAARRAGRARTELLCASRSAVLEAARGALTAAEEHAREALAMPPCRGWSSRLDCGYAYLALALAHWQRDRPAEAAAHLALAGPAGAEPGGAALVALCRAGLLADGGDPAAALRTLAAARAAAPGPELGAWLTAAEAQLRADVGDPAGGRALLDAAGGAAPDPALAVASARLWLATGDAGAAERALPDWPGPDATRWPLPVRLGAGLLDAALAGAAGDGRRAGRLLEEVLALAEPEGCRRVFTRAEPGLRDLLATHLDSGTAYWATVDGLLRAVDASRAGGAPDAPARVLAEPLTERELTILRYLQSILSNVEIAAELSLSVNTVKTHVRNIYRKLDATRRREAVRRARELRLI